The following coding sequences are from one Patescibacteria group bacterium window:
- a CDS encoding uracil-DNA glycosylase, translating to MDVKMHDSWKMLLADEFDKPYFKTLTDFVRQEYQTTKVFPPPQRIFAALDHCPVDQVKVVIIGQDPYHGPGQANGLSFSVNQGVALPPSLQNIFKELQDDLGLAIPLSGDLEPWAGQGVLMLNAMLTVRAHQAGSHQQRGWEQFTDAIIKRLSEDKSGLIFLLWGNYAKHKGEVIDATKHHVLSSAHPSPFSAYNGFFGNKHFSKTNQLLVTMGKAPINWEIKNN from the coding sequence ATGGATGTAAAAATGCATGACAGTTGGAAAATGCTACTGGCCGATGAGTTTGATAAACCGTATTTTAAAACGCTGACTGATTTTGTTCGTCAGGAGTACCAAACTACCAAGGTCTTCCCTCCACCGCAACGTATTTTTGCCGCCCTAGATCATTGTCCAGTTGACCAAGTCAAAGTTGTGATTATTGGGCAGGATCCCTACCATGGTCCTGGCCAAGCGAATGGTTTATCATTCTCAGTTAATCAAGGTGTTGCCCTACCACCCTCCCTGCAAAATATTTTTAAAGAGCTGCAGGATGATTTAGGTTTGGCCATACCATTAAGTGGAGATCTTGAACCATGGGCTGGTCAAGGAGTGTTAATGCTCAATGCGATGCTAACTGTCCGGGCACATCAAGCTGGCTCACATCAACAACGCGGTTGGGAGCAATTTACTGATGCTATTATCAAACGCTTATCTGAAGACAAGTCTGGTTTAATTTTTTTACTGTGGGGTAATTATGCCAAACACAAGGGTGAAGTGATTGATGCCACTAAACACCATGTGTTATCATCAGCTCACCCATCCCCTTTTTCGGCTTATAACGGTTTTTTTGGAAATAAGCATTTCAGTAAAACTAATCAATTATTAGTGACCATGGGTAAAGCACCAATTAATTGGGAAATAAAAAATAATTAA
- a CDS encoding sulfite exporter TauE/SafE family protein: MTEPLLTTDRIRVRGTTCTSCEIIIEREFKKLNGVKRVKVNHANGWCEIEHDATIPLYKSELKALLEKHGYSLWSDKSVQVKQSQQHHWREFGVALLILFVVYKILQFLGVFSISTTVDASINLGTIFVIGLVAAMSTCSALMSGIILSVSAKFNDTHQAATKWQKLQPHLLFNLGRLLSYFILGGVVGLIGKAITPSPQFSGWLMMGISIVMILLGIDILKLFEGKKFIPTMPKWFSEKMYNLTNSDKSWMPLALGALTFFLPCGFTQSMQLYALTTGSFWQGGITMLVFALGTMPALIGVGMVASFAKGTFARYFLKFSGAMVLILGLYNFNNGLALADIQIPDWFSFSSNTTASASTADVNIVGGKQVVNMAVDGISYAPASITLKQGVPVEWHIDGSNASGCAQTIMIPSLNITKQLSAGTDNVITFTPTTTGKIGFSCPMGMARGSFTVVS; encoded by the coding sequence ATGACCGAACCATTATTAACCACTGATCGCATTCGGGTGCGAGGCACTACCTGTACCAGTTGTGAGATAATCATTGAACGAGAATTTAAGAAGCTAAACGGTGTTAAACGTGTTAAAGTAAATCATGCCAATGGTTGGTGTGAGATTGAACACGATGCGACAATTCCATTATATAAATCAGAGCTTAAAGCCTTACTGGAAAAACATGGCTATAGTTTGTGGTCAGACAAATCAGTTCAAGTAAAACAATCTCAGCAACATCATTGGCGAGAATTTGGTGTGGCACTTTTGATATTATTTGTAGTGTATAAAATACTACAATTTCTTGGTGTCTTTTCCATTTCAACTACAGTTGATGCTTCAATAAATTTAGGCACCATCTTCGTAATCGGGTTAGTGGCCGCTATGTCGACCTGTTCGGCGTTAATGAGTGGTATCATTTTAAGTGTATCGGCTAAATTTAATGACACCCACCAAGCGGCTACTAAATGGCAAAAATTACAACCACATTTATTGTTTAATCTAGGTCGATTGTTGTCTTACTTTATATTAGGAGGTGTAGTGGGGCTGATTGGTAAAGCCATTACACCATCACCACAGTTTTCCGGTTGGCTTATGATGGGTATTTCAATTGTGATGATCTTACTGGGAATTGATATACTGAAATTGTTTGAGGGTAAAAAATTCATTCCAACCATGCCTAAATGGTTCAGTGAAAAAATGTATAATCTAACCAATAGCGATAAGTCCTGGATGCCGTTGGCGTTAGGCGCACTGACATTTTTTCTACCCTGTGGTTTTACGCAATCGATGCAGCTCTATGCTTTAACGACCGGTAGTTTCTGGCAAGGAGGCATTACTATGTTGGTGTTTGCGCTGGGGACAATGCCAGCTTTGATAGGTGTTGGTATGGTGGCCAGTTTTGCCAAGGGAACGTTTGCCCGTTACTTCCTAAAATTTTCCGGTGCCATGGTGTTAATATTAGGCTTGTATAACTTCAACAATGGTTTGGCTCTAGCCGATATTCAAATACCGGATTGGTTTAGCTTTAGTTCTAATACCACGGCCAGCGCCAGTACGGCTGATGTAAATATAGTCGGTGGTAAACAAGTGGTGAATATGGCCGTCGATGGTATCTCATATGCACCAGCTAGTATCACTCTTAAACAAGGTGTGCCGGTCGAGTGGCACATTGATGGATCCAATGCCTCCGGTTGTGCACAAACCATTATGATTCCAAGTTTGAACATCACCAAACAATTATCAGCCGGCACTGATAATGTTATAACCTTCACCCCAACCACAACTGGAAAAATTGGGTTCTCTTGCCCAATGGGGATGGCGCGTGGTAGCTTCACAGTAGTGTCTTAA
- a CDS encoding heavy metal translocating P-type ATPase: protein MNMTITLQVKGMTCQSCEKIIKAECEELPGLNDVTVDHVTGVFTALLDDTKTNMAAVQEAITKAGYESTVVGEHQSTREPFQVKVETIITIVPTPTALETTPKPTVVGSNKNQRINLSLTGMHCASCANIIERSLKKVPGVQQASVNFAAEKALVTYDETSASKQQLIAAVAKAGYKAQEVDTKDTEFDSRKRQHEIQNYWKRFMVSLILSLPMVYFMLFDFFGWIPGATQLLPYVGLVSLLLTTPVQFIIGAGFYKGAWASLRMKTFNMDSLIAIGTSTAFFYSLVNYVVYAINNQSLIGLNGVKIPELYFETAAFLITFVILGKWLETRTKGKTSDAIRKLMGLQATTARVIRSGMTQDVPIAEVMQGERVIIRPGEKVPVDAKLVSGSSAVDESMITGESLPVEKQVGDTVIGGTINKTGSFECEVTKVGSETALAQIIRLIEEAQGSKAPIQNFADRISARFVPIVIGIALITFLVWYFLLSAELTFALMAFTAVIVIACPCALGLATPTALMVGTGKGAEYGILIKGGEPLEAACSITTVVFDKTGTITKGKPQVTEIISSGLTDENEILAITASLEKLSEHPLAEAIYSYAQEEAVTLRQVEQFQAIPGHGVTGTIAGVQYFFGNRKLVTERLQLSIDKVQRKLIRLEEQGKTAMLLATTQDLIGIVAVADTVKDTSREAIARLQQMGIDTYLLTGDNQRTAQAIAQQVGITNVLAEVLPEHKAQEIKKLQQAGKRVAMVGDGINDAPALAQANLGIAMGSGTDVAMETGGIILMKSDLNDVVTAFQLAKETMGKIKQNLFFAMFYNVIGIPIAARAFVAFGLVLKPELAGLAMAFSSISVVSNALLLRGFRPKKKNYISLIAPVILVILFTGVFIEFAKLSSGMEVDASTQDNGVVNQLILNGKIKVANTQGELKLLLVLDQAVTESTTLAGYTIVNQTVYDQTPGVELITAQMGDQLKLFYPVTAKIIPQEFVGILSGKNSFSNVVIDGVTYQSIYLGAAQAEVMQPGDITKGFFGNNVIVAKILPQTNTVLDQMYFVKANFAIK from the coding sequence ATGAATATGACAATAACGTTGCAAGTCAAAGGGATGACTTGTCAATCTTGTGAAAAAATTATTAAGGCCGAATGTGAAGAACTGCCTGGTCTGAACGATGTGACAGTTGATCATGTCACTGGCGTCTTCACAGCTCTGCTTGATGATACCAAAACAAATATGGCCGCTGTGCAGGAGGCAATAACCAAAGCCGGTTATGAATCAACTGTGGTAGGTGAGCATCAGTCCACGCGTGAGCCGTTTCAAGTTAAAGTAGAAACTATAATTACAATAGTACCTACTCCAACTGCTCTAGAAACTACACCAAAACCTACAGTAGTTGGTAGCAATAAGAATCAGCGCATCAATTTGTCGTTAACTGGCATGCACTGTGCCTCGTGTGCCAATATTATTGAGCGGTCTTTAAAGAAAGTACCCGGTGTACAACAAGCCAGTGTTAACTTCGCTGCCGAAAAAGCCTTAGTGACTTATGATGAAACCAGTGCCTCGAAGCAACAACTGATTGCCGCCGTCGCGAAAGCTGGTTATAAAGCCCAAGAAGTGGATACGAAGGATACAGAATTTGATTCTCGTAAACGGCAACACGAGATCCAGAACTATTGGAAAAGATTTATGGTCAGCTTGATCTTGAGTTTACCGATGGTGTACTTTATGTTGTTTGATTTCTTTGGTTGGATACCCGGAGCCACTCAATTACTGCCCTATGTTGGTCTAGTTTCATTGTTGCTGACAACGCCGGTTCAATTCATTATTGGAGCTGGTTTCTATAAAGGCGCCTGGGCCTCGTTGCGCATGAAAACGTTTAACATGGATAGTTTGATTGCGATTGGTACCTCAACGGCCTTTTTTTACAGTTTAGTAAACTATGTTGTCTATGCTATTAATAATCAGTCGCTGATCGGTCTTAATGGGGTAAAAATTCCCGAACTGTATTTTGAAACCGCTGCCTTTTTAATCACGTTTGTGATTTTGGGGAAATGGTTAGAAACACGCACCAAAGGTAAAACATCAGATGCCATTCGTAAATTGATGGGTCTGCAAGCGACCACAGCTCGAGTGATTCGGTCTGGTATGACACAGGATGTTCCCATCGCTGAGGTGATGCAGGGTGAGCGAGTGATTATTCGACCCGGTGAAAAAGTGCCGGTTGATGCCAAGCTTGTCAGTGGTTCATCGGCGGTGGATGAATCGATGATTACCGGGGAAAGTTTGCCCGTCGAGAAGCAGGTGGGTGATACTGTAATTGGTGGGACAATCAACAAAACCGGCAGTTTTGAATGTGAGGTGACTAAGGTCGGCAGCGAAACTGCTCTCGCGCAAATCATTCGTTTAATTGAAGAAGCGCAAGGGTCGAAAGCCCCGATTCAAAATTTTGCCGATCGTATTTCCGCGCGTTTTGTTCCGATTGTAATTGGAATTGCGCTCATCACTTTTTTGGTGTGGTACTTTTTATTGAGTGCCGAGCTGACGTTTGCGTTAATGGCCTTTACAGCTGTAATCGTAATTGCTTGCCCGTGTGCCTTGGGTTTAGCTACACCAACAGCCTTGATGGTAGGAACCGGTAAAGGCGCTGAGTATGGTATTCTCATTAAAGGTGGGGAACCACTCGAAGCGGCTTGTTCAATTACCACAGTTGTGTTTGATAAAACTGGCACGATTACTAAGGGTAAACCACAAGTGACAGAAATAATCAGCTCAGGTTTGACTGATGAAAATGAAATTCTAGCTATCACGGCGAGTTTGGAAAAATTATCCGAACATCCCTTAGCTGAGGCGATTTATAGTTATGCGCAGGAGGAAGCGGTGACATTGCGACAGGTCGAACAATTTCAAGCCATTCCTGGTCATGGCGTTACAGGGACAATTGCCGGTGTACAGTATTTTTTTGGCAATCGTAAATTGGTCACTGAACGATTACAATTATCGATCGATAAAGTGCAACGTAAGTTGATCCGTTTAGAAGAACAGGGTAAAACGGCGATGCTGTTAGCCACCACGCAAGACTTAATTGGTATCGTGGCAGTAGCGGATACTGTCAAAGACACTTCGCGCGAGGCCATTGCTCGGTTGCAGCAGATGGGGATAGATACTTATTTGCTCACTGGTGATAATCAACGCACGGCTCAGGCGATTGCGCAGCAGGTTGGCATTACCAATGTGTTAGCCGAAGTGTTACCAGAACACAAAGCCCAAGAAATAAAAAAATTACAACAAGCCGGCAAACGAGTTGCGATGGTGGGGGACGGTATCAACGATGCCCCGGCGCTAGCGCAGGCGAATCTGGGTATTGCCATGGGTTCCGGTACCGATGTGGCCATGGAAACCGGTGGCATTATTCTCATGAAAAGCGATTTAAATGATGTAGTAACGGCCTTTCAATTGGCTAAAGAAACCATGGGAAAAATAAAACAAAATTTGTTTTTCGCCATGTTCTATAATGTCATCGGCATTCCAATTGCGGCGCGGGCGTTTGTAGCCTTTGGGTTGGTACTAAAACCTGAGTTGGCCGGTTTAGCGATGGCATTTAGTTCAATCTCTGTTGTCAGTAACGCGTTACTACTGCGTGGTTTTAGACCAAAGAAAAAGAATTATATTTCCCTGATTGCCCCGGTGATTTTAGTTATTCTCTTTACTGGAGTGTTTATAGAATTTGCCAAACTCAGTAGCGGTATGGAAGTTGATGCATCGACACAAGATAATGGTGTAGTTAATCAATTAATTCTTAACGGAAAAATAAAAGTAGCTAATACTCAAGGCGAGCTAAAACTACTGTTAGTATTAGATCAAGCCGTCACGGAGTCGACGACGCTTGCCGGGTACACTATTGTCAATCAAACTGTTTATGATCAAACGCCTGGTGTTGAGTTAATCACAGCGCAGATGGGTGATCAATTAAAGTTGTTTTATCCGGTAACAGCCAAAATAATTCCACAAGAGTTTGTGGGTATATTATCTGGCAAGAATAGTTTTTCGAACGTGGTGATTGATGGAGTCACGTATCAATCTATTTATCTTGGAGCCGCTCAAGCCGAGGTGATGCAACCAGGTGATATCACTAAAGGTTTTTTTGGTAATAATGTGATAGTGGCTAAAATATTACCGCAAACAAACACCGTGCTTGATCAGATGTATTTTGTGAAAGCGAATTTTGCTATCAAATAA
- a CDS encoding cupredoxin family copper-binding protein: protein MKKIISLCLLTIGLLPLGGCSLSGTPTDTNTTTTTTVSTNTVNIQNLTFSPTTLTVQKGTTVTWTNNDSAPHQIKADAFNSSQLAKGQSFSFTFNTVGTFDYSCSIHPSMLGKIVVE from the coding sequence ATGAAAAAAATCATTTCGCTGTGTCTGTTGACAATTGGTTTGCTGCCACTCGGTGGGTGCAGTTTAAGTGGTACACCAACTGATACAAATACAACCACCACGACCACGGTATCAACTAATACTGTTAACATTCAAAACTTAACTTTCTCTCCGACCACACTAACTGTGCAAAAAGGTACCACTGTAACTTGGACTAATAATGATTCGGCACCCCATCAAATTAAAGCCGATGCGTTTAATTCCAGCCAGTTAGCTAAAGGCCAAAGTTTTTCTTTTACATTTAACACCGTTGGAACCTTCGACTATTCATGCTCCATTCATCCCTCCATGTTGGGCAAAATCGTGGTTGAATAA
- the rpmG gene encoding 50S ribosomal protein L33, whose protein sequence is MSQERLTKLECTECKKINYYTQKNKKKLHQAGKLQLSKHCQHCVKHTPHKEVK, encoded by the coding sequence ATGTCCCAAGAACGTCTCACTAAACTAGAGTGCACCGAGTGCAAAAAAATCAATTACTATACCCAGAAAAATAAGAAAAAACTGCATCAAGCGGGTAAGTTGCAATTAAGCAAACATTGCCAACATTGCGTCAAACATACCCCACATAAGGAGGTTAAATAA
- a CDS encoding TIGR00266 family protein has protein sequence MADKIDYEIIGEDLQAVTITLDPGEGVRAEIGSMLYMENGIDMQTNVDGGLLKGFKRMFTGESFFISNYINKDTVRRGVAFAAPYPGKLMPVDLAQFNGQLICQKDSFLCAASGVDIDIAFTKKLGAGLFGGEGFILQKLSGTGLAIVHIGGTLLTKQLQAGEQLRVDTGCLAAFTKDVQYDIKFIGGFKNVLFGGEGMFYTVLTGPGTVFLQSLPFARIADRINAHSVKNDGTTKRVGGILGDIISGQ, from the coding sequence ATGGCCGACAAAATTGACTACGAAATTATCGGTGAAGATTTACAAGCTGTCACAATCACACTTGATCCAGGTGAAGGGGTGCGTGCAGAAATTGGTTCTATGTTATATATGGAAAACGGTATTGACATGCAAACCAATGTCGATGGTGGCCTGCTCAAGGGTTTTAAACGCATGTTTACTGGAGAGAGCTTCTTTATTAGTAATTATATTAATAAAGATACAGTCCGACGCGGCGTTGCTTTTGCGGCACCGTACCCAGGCAAACTAATGCCGGTTGATTTAGCTCAATTTAACGGACAATTAATTTGCCAAAAAGATAGTTTTTTATGTGCCGCGTCTGGTGTAGATATTGATATTGCTTTCACTAAAAAATTAGGCGCCGGCTTGTTTGGTGGTGAAGGTTTCATTTTGCAGAAACTATCTGGTACTGGTTTAGCCATCGTTCATATTGGTGGAACCTTGCTCACTAAACAACTTCAAGCCGGTGAACAACTGCGCGTTGATACCGGTTGTTTAGCCGCTTTTACCAAAGATGTACAGTACGATATTAAATTTATTGGTGGTTTTAAAAATGTCTTATTCGGCGGTGAGGGCATGTTTTATACTGTCCTAACCGGTCCTGGCACTGTATTTTTACAAAGCTTGCCATTTGCACGCATCGCCGATCGCATCAATGCACACAGCGTTAAAAATGATGGTACCACCAAGCGCGTTGGCGGAATTCTGGGAGATATTATCAGCGGACAGTAA
- the thpR gene encoding RNA 2',3'-cyclic phosphodiesterase gives MTHRIFIGLQLPESFHKTLADWRMQHADWPVRWTKTGDLHLTLIAPWEVESVQPVINAFYTLNGFFNNQTLTFADIKFLHPDQPKMLWVEGSASPELLEMKQRLHTLLERTTEEQPFRPHVTLARCWPDEVQNYKDKTEPVNWPVTCTGLTLFESRRDQFGSRYRTLATVEA, from the coding sequence ATGACACATCGAATATTTATTGGTCTGCAATTGCCGGAATCATTCCATAAAACCCTCGCTGATTGGCGCATGCAACACGCTGATTGGCCGGTGCGGTGGACTAAAACGGGTGATTTGCATTTAACCTTGATCGCCCCGTGGGAGGTTGAGTCTGTCCAACCAGTAATTAATGCTTTTTATACTTTAAATGGGTTTTTTAACAACCAAACCCTGACTTTTGCTGATATAAAATTTCTCCATCCTGACCAACCAAAAATGCTTTGGGTAGAAGGTAGTGCTAGCCCCGAATTATTGGAAATGAAACAACGGTTACATACTTTGCTCGAACGAACCACAGAAGAACAGCCGTTTCGCCCGCATGTGACCTTAGCGCGGTGTTGGCCAGATGAAGTGCAAAACTATAAAGATAAAACTGAACCGGTTAATTGGCCTGTAACTTGCACCGGTTTAACCTTATTCGAATCACGCCGCGACCAATTTGGTTCACGGTATCGAACCTTGGCGACGGTGGAGGCGTAA
- a CDS encoding cation transporter produces MKHLYKFSITGMTCHACEKLITMDLAESGFTPKSINHQSSELTIELDPTEVERVKQVIQQSKTYVVTNAYSVTDVKPVN; encoded by the coding sequence ATGAAACACTTATATAAGTTTTCTATTACCGGTATGACTTGTCATGCTTGCGAAAAATTAATCACCATGGATTTAGCTGAATCCGGCTTTACACCCAAATCAATTAACCATCAATCCAGTGAATTAACCATTGAACTTGATCCAACCGAGGTTGAGCGCGTTAAACAAGTTATTCAACAAAGTAAAACGTATGTAGTAACTAATGCTTATTCAGTGACTGATGTAAAACCTGTTAATTAA